The genomic stretch AGCGCGGCGTGGCGTTGACGTGGCTGACGGCCTCAGCGGTCGCGATGAAGGAGTTCGCCGGAACGATCACCTCGTCGCCGCGGCCGACGCCGAGCGCGCGGAGGGCGAGCATCAGCGCGTCGGTGCCGGACGAGACGCCGACCGCAGTCGACGCCTCGCAGTACGCGGCGAAGTCACGCTCGAACGCCTCGACGAACGGGCCGTGCGTGAAGGCCCCTGACCGGGCCACCTGCTCGACGACGGCCAACAGTCGCGCGAGCAGCTCCGGATCGGCCGCGTCCATCCGGGCCAGAGGGACCTGCTGGACGGAACTCACGCCGAGGCCGTGGACGGACCGGCGTTCATGCGCAGCAGCTCCTCGCGCAACGCGCGACGGCCACGGTGGTGCAGTCCGTGCACCGAGCTCTCGGTGCGCCCCATACGCCCGGCGATCTCGCCGGGCGTGAGCCCCACCACGTGGCGCATGAACACCACGTCGCGCTGCTGGGAAGGCAGGCTCCCCAGCGCGGCCGAGACGGTCAGCGTGAGCTCTCCGCCGTCGGTGGGCGCCCGCTCGTCGGTGCCCCGCACCTCCTCCACCGGCACGACGCGCCGGCTGCGGATGTGGTCGATCGCGGTGTTGTGTGCGAGGCGCAGCAGCCAGCCGAAGAACGGCACCGACCGCTGCTCGTACCGCTCGAGGACGGTCATCAGCTTCATGAAGACGATCTGGGTGACGTCGTCGGCATCGTGGTCGTCGCCCACGATGCTGCGCACGTAGCTGTGGATGTTGCGCGAGTAGCGCACGTAGAGGAACTGCAGGGCCTCACGATCGCCGTCCTTGGCGCGCGAGACCGCGAGGGCGACGACACGAGCCATCTCCGGCGATTCCTCCGGCGCCGTCCGTGACGAAGTGCGCGGCCTCTGGGCACGCATGTGCAGCTCGGGGACCAATTTCCCTCCTAGGTCCGGGCATGGGCAGCGGCCCGGCCACCAGCACGTCCGTGGCGGTGGGCCTCTCTGATTCCGGTCCGAGCGGTGCCTTCACCGCCCGACCGCGATGCGAGTCTCGCCATCGGCCGGGGGGTGACTCAGGGGGAAGATCTTGATGCTGATGGGGAGATTCGTCCCCCCATGGGGGGACGAACTCCGTCAGTCGCGCCGCCGGCGGTCGGCGGACGCCGACATCGCCTCGACGGCCGCGATCGCCTCCGCGCGGGAGTGCGCGTCGAGCTTGCGCAGGATGCTCTTGACGTGGCTGTAGACCGTCGCCTCGGAGAGCACGAGCTTGTCCGCCATGGCGCGGGTCGTGTGGCCGGCGGCCATGAGGTCGAAGATCTCCCACTCGCGCGCCGTGAGCGTGCTGCGGACGGGCCGCATCCCGCTGGCGCGCCGCCGGGCCAGCCGGAGGAACTCGACGATCCGCATCGTGTCGACGCGCGTGATCGCCACCTCGTCGCGGAGGACTGCGTGGACGGATGCGACAAGGGACTCCGTGCCCGATTCCTTGTGGACGAACCCGCACGCGCCCGCGCGCAGGGTGTCGAGCATCACCTCGGTGCCCGTGATGCGGGAGAAGGGCAGCACGCGGGGCGGCGACGGCAGCGCGCCGAGCGCGGCGATGAGGCCGCGGCCGTGGTCGTCGGCCACGTCCACCTCGACGACCACCAGGTCGGGGGTCACGGCGGCGCAGACCTTGAGCGCGGCCTCCGGCGAGGCGGCGTCGCCGACGACCTCGAGCAGGTCGCCCGCGGTGAGCGCGTCGCGCGTGGCCGACCGCGCGAGCGGATCGCCGTCGACGACGACGACCGTCCTGATCCGCGCGGCGTCGGAAC from Capillimicrobium parvum encodes the following:
- a CDS encoding LuxR C-terminal-related transcriptional regulator, with translation MPLNEPHNANGHVAASSSSDAARIRTVVVVDGDPLARSATRDALTAGDLLEVVGDAASPEAALKVCAAVTPDLVVVEVDVADDHGRGLIAALGALPSPPRVLPFSRITGTEVMLDTLRAGACGFVHKESGTESLVASVHAVLRDEVAITRVDTMRIVEFLRLARRRASGMRPVRSTLTAREWEIFDLMAAGHTTRAMADKLVLSEATVYSHVKSILRKLDAHSRAEAIAAVEAMSASADRRRRD
- a CDS encoding RNA polymerase sigma factor, which produces MARVVALAVSRAKDGDREALQFLYVRYSRNIHSYVRSIVGDDHDADDVTQIVFMKLMTVLERYEQRSVPFFGWLLRLAHNTAIDHIRSRRVVPVEEVRGTDERAPTDGGELTLTVSAALGSLPSQQRDVVFMRHVVGLTPGEIAGRMGRTESSVHGLHHRGRRALREELLRMNAGPSTASA